The Methylomicrobium agile genome has a segment encoding these proteins:
- a CDS encoding sensor histidine kinase, which yields MTGWLSQWLRGKTGGVYSLRRRLLVSVLGASALLWSISLAIMVNIAWDETNDVFDDGLEDAAQLIRAAGADLSGPAVANTDPIDRDRRHAGIYYQLVANNRVLRRTGPTPDEPFVTDFDRHKGFRTAWVGMAPWRVFVLRDEEGGLEVQVGQPLEARTEILEELADDLIWPAMTLLALLGAVIWLAISRLIGPIEQTALTIAGKTPEDLTPVAVVEQPVELQPIVNALNTVLGRLDHALQAERRFTADAAHELRTPLSALRMKIQLLERQHPEHRPSLRQLYQDTDRCTALIENLLALARFDAAQASALPREPVALPDLLDELRCYHLPQAETGQIGLAVECRVAALVGNTDLLRIALRNLLDNALRYCPPGCRVRIEAQYIAGGIRLAVRDDGPGVEASQRSRLAGRFFRVLGSDRSGSGLGLSIVERIAALHGATLHFETGLDQRGLSAVLDFPIAGQEKNAV from the coding sequence GTGACCGGTTGGCTTTCGCAATGGCTGCGCGGCAAGACCGGCGGCGTTTATTCGCTGCGTAGGCGATTGTTGGTTTCGGTGCTGGGGGCCAGCGCGCTGTTATGGTCGATCAGTTTGGCGATCATGGTCAATATTGCCTGGGACGAAACCAACGATGTGTTCGACGACGGTCTGGAAGACGCCGCGCAATTGATTCGCGCGGCGGGAGCCGATTTGTCCGGGCCGGCCGTGGCGAATACCGACCCGATAGACCGCGATCGCCGCCATGCCGGCATTTATTACCAACTCGTCGCCAATAACCGCGTATTGCGCCGCACCGGGCCGACCCCCGATGAACCGTTCGTGACCGATTTCGATCGGCACAAAGGGTTTCGAACCGCATGGGTCGGCATGGCGCCGTGGCGGGTATTCGTCTTGCGCGACGAAGAGGGCGGCCTCGAAGTCCAGGTCGGCCAGCCGCTGGAAGCACGCACCGAAATTCTCGAAGAATTGGCGGACGATCTGATCTGGCCGGCCATGACGTTACTGGCATTACTCGGCGCGGTTATCTGGCTGGCGATCAGCCGGTTGATCGGACCGATCGAACAAACGGCGTTGACCATCGCCGGCAAGACGCCGGAAGACTTGACGCCGGTGGCGGTTGTCGAACAACCGGTGGAATTGCAACCGATCGTCAATGCGCTCAATACCGTGTTGGGCCGTTTGGACCATGCGCTGCAAGCCGAACGCCGCTTCACCGCGGACGCCGCCCACGAATTGCGCACGCCGCTGTCCGCGCTGCGGATGAAGATCCAGTTGCTGGAACGGCAGCATCCCGAGCATCGGCCGTCGTTACGCCAGCTCTACCAGGACACCGACCGCTGCACCGCGCTGATCGAAAATCTGCTGGCGCTGGCCCGTTTCGATGCCGCCCAGGCGTCGGCATTGCCGCGCGAACCTGTGGCGTTGCCGGATTTGCTCGACGAACTGCGCTGCTATCATTTGCCCCAAGCCGAAACCGGACAGATCGGGTTGGCCGTGGAGTGCCGCGTGGCGGCATTAGTCGGCAACACGGATCTGTTGCGTATCGCGCTGCGCAATTTGCTCGACAACGCGCTGCGTTACTGCCCGCCGGGGTGCCGGGTGCGCATCGAAGCGCAGTATATTGCCGGCGGGATACGTCTGGCGGTGCGCGACGACGGTCCGGGAGTCGAAGCATCCCAGCGCAGTCGGCTGGCCGGGCGTTTTTTTCGGGTGCTCGGCAGCGACCGGAGCGGTAGCGGCCTAGGGCTGTCCATCGTCGAGCGCATTGCCGCGCTGCACGGCGCCACGCTGCATTTCGAGACCGGCCTCGATCAACGCGGCTTGAGCGCAGTGCTGGACTTTCCCATCGCCGGGCAGGAAAAAAACGCCGTTTAG
- a CDS encoding response regulator, protein MRILLAEDDPSLGATLQSWLQLDGYAVDWVKRGDHAETALRAQPYQCLLLDRGLPGLSGDRLLSGLRAHGNDMPVLLITARDALSDRIAGLDLGADDYLVKPFDLEELSARLRAAIRRGSGQAAGVLRHGGIVLDPAGKQITQNGAAVVLTAREFAILHALMLHGGRPVSRDRLEDALYGWGEEVESNTVEVHIYHLRKKLGRRLIRTLRGLGYVLEAP, encoded by the coding sequence ATGCGTATCCTGCTCGCCGAAGACGATCCGTCGTTAGGCGCCACCCTGCAATCCTGGCTGCAACTCGACGGCTATGCGGTCGATTGGGTTAAACGCGGCGACCATGCCGAAACGGCGTTGCGCGCCCAGCCTTACCAATGCCTGCTACTCGACCGTGGTTTGCCGGGATTGAGCGGAGACCGTTTGCTCTCCGGCCTGCGGGCTCATGGCAACGACATGCCGGTATTGCTGATTACCGCCCGCGACGCCTTGTCGGACCGCATTGCGGGCCTTGATCTCGGCGCCGACGATTATCTGGTGAAACCTTTCGACTTGGAAGAATTATCGGCGCGCCTCCGCGCCGCTATCCGGCGCGGCTCCGGGCAGGCCGCCGGCGTGCTGCGTCACGGCGGCATCGTGCTTGACCCGGCAGGCAAACAGATTACCCAAAACGGGGCGGCCGTCGTGTTGACGGCACGAGAATTCGCCATCCTCCATGCCTTAATGCTGCACGGCGGCCGGCCGGTCAGTCGCGATCGGCTCGAAGACGCCCTGTACGGCTGGGGCGAGGAAGTGGAAAGCAATACGGTCGAGGTACACATTTACCACCTGCGCAAAAAGCTGGGGCGCCGCCTGATCCGCACCCTGCGCGGCCTGGGTTATGTGCTGGAAGCGCCGTGA
- a CDS encoding MgtC/SapB family protein, whose translation MQNQSILLPTIIWPYGETLIRLSLSLILGLLIGLERERRDKEAGLRTFGFIGLLGGIGGAMGENFALLSLFLVGLLTYTLNIQLLHTKKTIELTTSAAMLITCFAGILCGQGHTISPAAVMVIVTALLALKEPLSGFSVGLTESELRSALLLAILAIVIYPALPSGSIGPWKLIDPRATWVTVILISGIGFANYVLLKIYGARGTEISGFLGGLVNSNFTVIELTRRLKDNDKLVDYAYRSILLATTAMLARNAMLLLILAPNVLLNNWLAFVLMFFTSAVLVLISQRSGRAIVENEPIQLKLGLPFSLWTALKYGFIFLVIHIFGTISQSIFGETGFYTVSIIGGLMSSASAVAASANLASHGSISAALASKASILASFASIAFSFSFVLQTRNGSLIRKLVTSLFFVAVAGLTGTIFSERFLPILIGLYESRMG comes from the coding sequence ATGCAGAATCAATCCATTTTGTTGCCTACGATTATTTGGCCTTACGGCGAAACTTTAATTCGTTTGTCGCTGAGTCTGATATTAGGTTTGTTAATCGGGCTCGAGCGAGAAAGACGCGACAAAGAAGCCGGTCTTAGAACATTCGGATTTATTGGATTACTCGGCGGAATAGGAGGCGCAATGGGGGAAAATTTTGCCTTACTGAGCCTTTTCCTGGTCGGGCTATTGACGTATACCCTAAATATTCAATTATTGCATACTAAAAAAACTATCGAGTTAACAACCTCCGCCGCCATGTTAATCACCTGTTTCGCTGGCATTCTATGCGGACAAGGACATACCATTTCTCCCGCGGCGGTTATGGTTATAGTCACCGCACTTTTGGCCTTGAAAGAACCTCTAAGCGGTTTTTCGGTCGGATTAACGGAAAGCGAACTACGTTCTGCACTACTTTTGGCGATTCTGGCCATTGTTATTTATCCGGCACTACCATCCGGTTCAATTGGTCCCTGGAAATTGATCGATCCAAGAGCGACATGGGTGACAGTCATATTAATTTCAGGCATAGGATTTGCCAACTATGTTCTTTTAAAGATTTATGGCGCGCGAGGCACGGAAATTTCGGGTTTTTTAGGAGGATTGGTAAATAGTAATTTTACTGTCATTGAACTTACCCGTCGCCTTAAAGATAACGATAAGTTGGTCGACTATGCTTATAGAAGCATATTATTGGCAACAACGGCGATGTTAGCGCGTAATGCGATGCTCTTGCTTATCCTGGCGCCAAATGTTTTATTAAATAATTGGCTGGCGTTTGTATTGATGTTTTTTACAAGCGCCGTTTTGGTTTTAATCAGCCAGCGTAGTGGTAGAGCTATCGTCGAAAACGAACCCATACAATTAAAACTGGGTTTACCGTTTTCTTTATGGACTGCCTTGAAATATGGTTTTATATTTCTAGTCATTCACATATTTGGAACAATATCCCAAAGTATTTTCGGAGAAACCGGATTTTATACCGTTAGCATTATTGGCGGGTTAATGTCGAGCGCCAGTGCCGTGGCCGCTTCAGCCAATCTTGCGTCGCACGGAAGCATTTCGGCAGCACTCGCAAGTAAGGCTTCGATATTGGCTTCGTTTGCAAGCATTGCTTTTAGTTTTTCATTTGTTCTTCAAACCAGAAATGGTTCTTTGATTAGAAAATTAGTTACTTCTCTATTTTTTGTAGCCGTTGCGGGGCTTACAGGGACAATTTTTTCAGAAAGGTTCTTGCCGATATTAATCGGCTTATACGAATCAAGGATGGGATAG
- a CDS encoding YfdX family protein produces the protein MKSYQLKKSGLAIAIVLAASVGTMQSISAAPPTATVGPSAKLGDKESQSLKQKFLGERQVQVEHEALEAIAGTQNALIALQKQDSKKTKALLQEVSGKLDIVLAKYPDLELIPANVEADVNDFELNGKSADVKDVQTLLNQTDTLLAKHKVQDARKILDQLVSEVRITTTSIPLGTFPAAIKDIIALIDKGKMDEAKTALYETLNTLVDITEMIPLPLLRAESMLTEASELEHKEDLSQQASREAIQKLTNDAKSQLLLAETLGYGEKEDYKLLYTAIDDIKDVIHSKKSAAAWDKVKSTFLNLKNKVIHPEK, from the coding sequence ATGAAAAGTTATCAATTGAAAAAATCCGGCCTAGCGATAGCCATCGTATTAGCCGCGTCTGTTGGAACAATGCAGTCGATTTCGGCGGCTCCCCCTACCGCTACAGTTGGCCCTTCGGCGAAGTTGGGAGATAAAGAGTCCCAGTCTTTGAAGCAAAAATTTCTGGGCGAAAGACAGGTACAAGTCGAGCATGAAGCATTGGAAGCTATCGCCGGTACTCAAAATGCATTGATAGCCTTGCAAAAACAGGATTCGAAAAAGACAAAGGCATTATTGCAGGAGGTTTCGGGTAAGCTGGATATTGTTTTGGCTAAATACCCAGATCTTGAACTCATTCCGGCCAATGTCGAAGCCGATGTCAACGATTTCGAACTGAACGGCAAGTCCGCCGACGTCAAGGATGTGCAGACCCTGCTTAACCAAACCGATACCCTTCTGGCGAAACACAAAGTCCAAGATGCCCGTAAAATTCTGGACCAGTTGGTCAGTGAAGTGCGAATTACCACCACAAGCATTCCTTTAGGCACATTCCCTGCCGCCATTAAAGACATCATTGCCCTCATCGACAAAGGCAAAATGGATGAAGCTAAAACGGCGTTATACGAAACCCTAAATACGCTGGTCGACATTACTGAAATGATTCCTTTGCCGCTGTTGCGGGCGGAATCGATGTTAACGGAAGCGTCTGAGTTGGAGCATAAAGAGGATCTATCGCAGCAAGCCAGCCGAGAAGCCATTCAAAAATTGACCAATGATGCCAAAAGTCAATTGTTATTGGCCGAAACATTGGGCTATGGTGAAAAAGAGGATTACAAGCTGCTTTATACCGCTATTGACGATATAAAGGACGTAATTCATTCAAAAAAATCCGCGGCTGCTTGGGATAAGGTCAAAAGTACCTTCTTAAATCTCAAGAATAAAGTGATTCATCCGGAAAAATAA
- a CDS encoding sulfotransferase, with protein MTGYSISDQILHRFILGSSFINEFLFDLECSIFEEKKASELTHRPVFITGLARAGTTILMRSLYESGQFASLTYDDMPFVMAPNLWRRMTSKNKKVRIKSERAHGDGIEVDFDSPEALEEVFWRTFHGKEYIQRTSLRPHEISLETHRAFESYQDLVCKKYGKARYLAKNNNHILRIKSLARYCNHAAILILFRDPHDQASSLLNQHNKFLTSPPFTRTYMELLAHHEFGATHRPFIFKKNQPIEGDPKTLDYWLDRWCQYYQYLLEFLAEHNPQNVMLVSYQRLCREPEYWKAICKFVDIPNIPANFSAPPSEHLPSSIERIEHANALYNALEQAAAAKIADPKQHPKTENITGC; from the coding sequence ATGACCGGTTATTCGATTTCTGATCAGATCCTTCATCGCTTTATTCTCGGTTCATCATTTATAAACGAGTTTCTATTTGATTTGGAATGCTCGATTTTCGAAGAAAAAAAAGCATCTGAATTGACTCATAGGCCGGTCTTCATCACAGGGCTTGCCCGCGCTGGGACAACTATTTTGATGAGATCGTTGTACGAGTCCGGTCAATTTGCATCTTTGACCTACGACGACATGCCCTTTGTCATGGCACCCAATCTTTGGCGACGAATGACGTCAAAAAATAAGAAGGTTCGCATCAAAAGTGAGCGCGCTCATGGCGACGGGATCGAAGTTGACTTTGATTCACCGGAAGCGCTCGAGGAAGTTTTCTGGCGTACCTTTCATGGAAAGGAATATATTCAGCGCACAAGTCTAAGACCTCACGAGATTTCTTTGGAGACCCATCGCGCGTTCGAAAGTTATCAGGATCTTGTGTGTAAGAAGTACGGCAAAGCGCGCTATCTCGCAAAAAACAACAATCATATTCTCAGAATAAAAAGCCTGGCACGCTACTGTAACCACGCAGCCATTTTGATTCTTTTCCGCGATCCCCATGACCAGGCCAGTAGTCTTCTGAATCAACACAATAAGTTCCTCACGAGTCCGCCATTTACTCGGACTTATATGGAGTTACTTGCTCATCATGAGTTCGGCGCTACCCACAGGCCTTTTATTTTTAAAAAAAATCAACCCATCGAAGGCGATCCAAAAACCCTCGACTACTGGCTAGACCGTTGGTGCCAATATTATCAGTACCTGCTCGAATTTCTTGCCGAGCACAACCCGCAGAATGTGATGTTGGTGTCGTATCAGCGCCTGTGCCGGGAGCCGGAATATTGGAAAGCCATCTGTAAATTTGTCGACATTCCTAATATCCCTGCAAATTTTTCGGCGCCGCCTTCCGAGCATTTACCATCATCAATTGAACGGATCGAGCACGCGAATGCGCTATATAACGCGCTCGAACAAGCGGCTGCGGCCAAGATCGCCGATCCTAAACAACATCCCAAGACCGAAAATATAACGGGCTGTTGA
- a CDS encoding arylsulfotransferase family protein gives MEEFLFKKIEVWIVVLLGIFGVAGTVFFGAAVRYYHEGGNSGQFGAWADTIAAIPSTAKTIVKGKHGKAAMEAHEQRFDGHSGFVFNYQAGERPDLGYLLLNRYDFDLGMSVSELVDLNTQETLHRWHFDVDPLWKQSKRVNHLEVDHATKRFRNQHAYLLNNGSILTGVQGPLLSADLCSNLSLINDQASYHHSIERDDKGNFWIPKHFVPKTVKIGSKQFSDDGIALLTPDGKVLSEKSIISILDQNGLGYLIYGMGRYNDDPIHLNDIQPVRKDGLYWKTGDIFLSIRNLSMILLYRPSANQVLWYKQGPWIHQHDVNILDDHRISVFDNHARFEFDKSTENLVVDSSNNVYIFDFQSDSVTSPFQNAFTSLDIRTPTEGRGKIISSDEIFVEETNYGRLLQFNNRGEIIWQYINRASNGKVYYVSWSRLISRARGDRIRNAIKESQCYEN, from the coding sequence ATGGAAGAGTTTTTATTTAAAAAAATTGAAGTCTGGATTGTCGTTCTCCTTGGAATTTTTGGTGTGGCGGGGACAGTTTTCTTTGGCGCCGCCGTACGCTATTATCACGAAGGAGGAAATTCCGGTCAATTTGGCGCATGGGCCGATACCATCGCAGCCATTCCGTCTACCGCCAAGACAATCGTTAAAGGCAAGCATGGCAAAGCCGCCATGGAAGCGCACGAACAGCGATTCGATGGTCACTCCGGGTTTGTGTTCAATTATCAAGCCGGAGAGCGTCCCGATTTAGGCTACCTCCTGCTCAATCGCTATGACTTTGATCTTGGCATGTCCGTGTCCGAATTGGTTGATTTGAACACTCAGGAAACCTTGCATCGATGGCATTTTGATGTGGACCCGCTCTGGAAACAATCAAAACGGGTCAATCATCTAGAAGTCGATCATGCGACAAAGCGGTTTCGCAACCAACACGCCTATTTATTGAACAACGGATCGATCCTAACAGGAGTACAAGGTCCTTTGCTTTCAGCCGATCTTTGTTCCAATCTCAGCCTAATAAATGACCAAGCTTCATATCACCATTCAATTGAAAGAGACGACAAGGGCAATTTCTGGATTCCCAAACATTTTGTACCCAAAACGGTAAAAATCGGCAGCAAGCAATTTTCCGATGATGGGATTGCATTGCTTACCCCTGATGGAAAGGTGCTTTCAGAAAAGTCCATCATCTCCATACTGGATCAGAACGGTTTGGGCTACCTGATTTACGGGATGGGCCGCTACAATGACGATCCAATCCATCTGAATGATATTCAACCGGTTCGGAAAGATGGCCTCTATTGGAAAACGGGCGACATCTTTCTGAGCATCCGCAATTTATCCATGATCTTATTGTACCGCCCCAGTGCCAATCAAGTGCTCTGGTACAAGCAGGGACCGTGGATCCATCAACACGATGTCAACATTTTGGATGATCACAGAATCAGCGTCTTTGACAATCATGCCAGATTTGAATTTGATAAATCCACTGAAAACCTGGTTGTCGATAGTTCAAACAATGTGTATATTTTCGATTTTCAGTCGGATTCCGTTACCTCCCCTTTCCAGAATGCGTTTACATCTCTGGATATCCGCACCCCCACGGAAGGTCGCGGAAAAATCATCAGTTCCGATGAGATCTTTGTCGAGGAAACGAACTATGGGCGATTGCTCCAGTTCAATAACCGGGGAGAGATTATCTGGCAATATATCAACCGCGCATCGAACGGCAAAGTCTACTACGTATCATGGTCTCGGTTAATCTCTAGAGCGCGTGGAGACCGGATACGAAACGCCATAAAAGAGAGCCAATGTTATGAAAACTAG
- a CDS encoding TVP38/TMEM64 family protein, which yields MMPLPRSRLTWKLAALPVFVALVLLLGHELELYLPDVEVWIQGFGVFAPLGFILLFTVLTPVFVSVDALCLAAGVLFPLATAETVVIIATYLSASAIFFLGRDFLRARVETFLAGHQRFAALDKAISGKRAFRVMFLLRLTPLPFAMLGYALSVTGVKFRPYLGATTGILVYNASLVYFGYAAKHLTGLVQNRPAAGFVSYGLLVLGLGVSVAVLIFIAKMAANLLKELSLENSAH from the coding sequence ATGATGCCGTTGCCCCGATCCCGCCTTACCTGGAAATTAGCAGCACTCCCGGTCTTTGTCGCGCTGGTTTTGCTGCTGGGACACGAACTCGAACTCTATCTGCCTGATGTGGAAGTCTGGATCCAGGGCTTCGGCGTGTTCGCGCCGTTGGGCTTTATCCTCCTGTTTACGGTGCTTACGCCGGTTTTTGTGTCGGTGGATGCGCTCTGTTTGGCGGCAGGGGTGTTATTTCCCCTTGCGACCGCCGAAACGGTGGTCATTATCGCCACTTATCTGTCGGCTTCCGCCATATTTTTTCTGGGGCGGGATTTTTTGCGGGCCAGGGTTGAGACGTTCCTTGCCGGACACCAGCGCTTTGCCGCCCTGGACAAGGCGATCAGCGGAAAGCGGGCCTTCCGGGTCATGTTTTTATTGCGCCTGACGCCGCTCCCTTTTGCCATGCTCGGTTACGCTTTATCGGTTACGGGGGTCAAGTTCCGGCCCTATTTAGGGGCGACGACCGGCATTTTGGTTTACAACGCCAGCCTCGTCTATTTCGGTTATGCGGCCAAGCATTTAACGGGCCTGGTTCAAAACCGGCCTGCGGCCGGCTTTGTTTCCTACGGTTTGCTGGTCTTGGGATTAGGGGTTTCGGTCGCGGTATTGATCTTTATTGCAAAAATGGCAGCCAATTTATTGAAGGAATTGAGCTTGGAAAATTCCGCGCATTGA
- the mgtA gene encoding magnesium-translocating P-type ATPase, producing the protein MKENRRTAKTKADPAFFWSIGVERHLVRLQTSAQGLSGGEARARLKRFGINRLNGKKKTGAWRLFFAQFKSAIILILLFATGLSFFLHDKVDALIILSIVLISGILGFWQEKGAADAVEKLLALVQIKVAVLRDNTLAEIAADELVPGDIVLLKAGDIIPADCQLLAAEHLFIDEAILTGESYPVEKSPELVAADAPLGRRSNALWMGTHVQSGEAKALVIATGRSTEFGKLSGRLKLKAPETEFERGVRRFGYLLMEVTLMLVIMIFAVNVYLHKPVIDSFLFALALAVGLTPQLLPAVISINLAHGAKRMAAEKVIVKQLASIENFGSMNVLCSDKTGTLTEGRIQVHGILDVEGNPGDKVSRFAYFNAYFETGFNNAIDQAIRDFRSFNVENCRKLAEVPYDFYRKRLSVLISDAGANVLITKGALTHVLDACSHSENPDGTLTDIEAVRESIQQRYELFSAQGLRTLGIAYKPLSEVPEQVKDEERGMRFLGFLTLFDPPKSHCAQTIGRLRQLGVTLKIITGDNRLVAETVSRQLGLDTAEMLTGREIEQMSGNALIHRVAGINVFAEVEPNQKERIILALKQAGFVVGYMGDGINDVSALHAADVGISVDGAADVAKETAQIVLLEKDLDVLIEGVKEGRMTFANTLKYVLMATSANFGNMFSMAGASLFLSFLPLLPKQILLTNLLTDIPEMTIASDNVDADMVTQPRRWDIRFIRKFMFVFGLVSSLFDYLTFGLLLWLEVPSTQFRTGWFLESVVSAALIVLVVRSRKPVFKSRPGNALLSATLAIIVLTIALPYLPFASWIGFQPLPPTILALLGTVVIFYIAAAEAAKRIFYRFVKI; encoded by the coding sequence GTGAAAGAGAATCGCCGAACCGCAAAAACAAAAGCCGATCCGGCCTTTTTCTGGTCCATTGGCGTGGAGCGGCATCTGGTGCGGTTGCAAACCTCGGCGCAAGGCTTGAGCGGCGGGGAAGCCAGAGCACGCCTTAAACGTTTTGGCATCAACCGATTGAACGGAAAGAAAAAAACGGGGGCCTGGCGGCTGTTTTTCGCGCAGTTCAAAAGCGCCATCATTCTGATTTTACTGTTCGCAACGGGATTATCCTTTTTCCTGCATGACAAAGTCGATGCGCTGATTATTTTATCCATCGTCCTGATCAGCGGCATCCTGGGGTTCTGGCAGGAAAAAGGCGCGGCCGATGCGGTGGAAAAATTGCTCGCGCTGGTGCAAATCAAGGTCGCCGTACTGCGGGACAATACCCTGGCGGAAATTGCGGCGGATGAATTGGTGCCCGGCGATATTGTCCTGCTGAAAGCCGGCGACATCATTCCGGCCGATTGCCAGTTGCTGGCGGCCGAACATCTTTTCATCGATGAAGCGATCCTGACCGGGGAAAGTTATCCGGTCGAGAAATCGCCGGAGCTCGTTGCCGCCGATGCGCCGCTCGGCCGGCGCAGCAATGCGTTGTGGATGGGAACGCATGTGCAAAGCGGCGAGGCGAAGGCCTTGGTTATCGCGACCGGCCGGAGTACCGAATTCGGCAAACTGTCCGGACGCCTCAAGCTCAAAGCGCCGGAAACGGAATTCGAACGCGGCGTCAGGCGCTTCGGCTATTTGCTGATGGAAGTGACATTGATGCTGGTGATCATGATTTTCGCGGTGAACGTTTATCTCCATAAACCGGTGATCGACTCCTTCCTGTTTGCGCTGGCGCTGGCCGTCGGGTTGACGCCGCAATTGCTGCCCGCGGTGATCAGCATCAATCTGGCGCACGGCGCCAAGCGCATGGCGGCCGAAAAAGTCATCGTCAAACAGTTGGCGTCGATCGAAAACTTCGGCAGCATGAACGTCTTGTGTTCCGATAAAACCGGCACTCTGACCGAAGGCAGGATTCAGGTGCACGGCATCCTGGACGTCGAAGGCAATCCCGGCGACAAAGTCTCGCGTTTCGCTTATTTCAACGCCTACTTCGAAACCGGCTTCAACAATGCGATCGACCAGGCGATCCGGGACTTTCGCAGTTTCAATGTCGAGAATTGCCGCAAATTGGCCGAAGTTCCTTATGATTTTTACCGGAAGCGCTTGAGCGTGCTGATTTCCGATGCCGGCGCGAACGTTCTGATTACCAAAGGCGCGCTGACCCATGTACTGGACGCTTGCTCCCACAGTGAAAACCCCGACGGTACCCTGACCGATATCGAAGCGGTGCGCGAGTCGATTCAACAACGCTACGAACTGTTCAGCGCTCAGGGACTTCGCACCTTGGGCATTGCCTATAAACCGCTGTCCGAAGTGCCGGAGCAAGTTAAAGACGAAGAACGGGGGATGCGTTTTTTGGGTTTTCTGACCCTTTTCGATCCCCCTAAAAGCCACTGCGCGCAAACGATCGGCCGGCTCAGGCAGCTCGGCGTCACACTCAAAATCATCACCGGCGATAACCGGCTGGTGGCCGAAACCGTCAGCCGGCAATTGGGACTGGACACCGCCGAAATGCTTACGGGGCGGGAAATCGAACAGATGAGCGGCAATGCGTTGATCCATCGGGTGGCCGGGATTAACGTCTTCGCCGAAGTCGAGCCCAACCAGAAAGAGCGGATTATCTTGGCCTTGAAACAGGCGGGTTTTGTGGTCGGTTACATGGGCGACGGCATTAACGATGTCTCGGCCCTGCATGCGGCCGATGTGGGCATTTCGGTCGACGGCGCGGCCGACGTCGCCAAGGAGACCGCGCAGATCGTACTGCTGGAAAAAGATCTGGACGTCCTGATCGAAGGCGTCAAAGAGGGGCGCATGACCTTTGCGAACACATTGAAATACGTCTTGATGGCCACCAGCGCCAATTTCGGCAATATGTTCAGCATGGCCGGCGCTTCGTTGTTCCTGTCTTTTCTGCCGTTATTGCCGAAGCAGATTCTGCTGACCAACCTGCTGACCGATATTCCGGAAATGACCATCGCCTCCGATAATGTGGATGCCGACATGGTGACCCAACCCCGGCGCTGGGATATTCGATTCATTCGCAAATTCATGTTCGTCTTCGGCCTCGTCAGCTCGCTATTCGACTATCTCACCTTCGGTTTGCTGTTATGGCTGGAAGTGCCCTCCACGCAATTCCGCACCGGCTGGTTTTTGGAATCGGTCGTGTCGGCCGCCTTGATCGTATTGGTCGTTCGCAGCCGCAAGCCGGTCTTCAAAAGCCGGCCCGGCAACGCTCTCTTAAGCGCGACTTTGGCGATCATCGTTTTGACGATCGCCTTGCCTTATCTGCCGTTCGCCTCATGGATCGGCTTTCAGCCGCTTCCGCCAACGATCCTGGCTTTGCTGGGGACTGTCGTGATTTTCTATATCGCGGCCGCCGAAGCCGCCAAGCGGATATTTTATCGCTTCGTCAAAATTTAA
- a CDS encoding DUF3581 domain-containing protein: protein MFLKAFYEDRDGFAAISAERASRFAKEVAHDFNPLHDVDAKRFCVPGDLLFALALEKYGLSRHMHFVFSGMVGHGVLLDFPDTDAGEIEVKDNQGKAYLQIERSGGLSRDSALIESFTRDYVAFSGQNFPYVLVPLLEKENVMFSLTRPLVIYESMTLSFDHLDFQQASVEMMEPKMEVNGKRASAYLHFRIKAGENSVGAGFKKLAISIQGGYESGPMQAFVEEYLARKNDYLGNLPVP, encoded by the coding sequence ATGTTTTTAAAAGCATTTTATGAGGATCGTGACGGATTTGCCGCCATTTCCGCCGAGCGGGCGAGCCGGTTTGCCAAAGAGGTCGCTCATGATTTCAATCCCCTGCACGATGTGGATGCCAAACGTTTCTGCGTACCCGGCGATCTGCTGTTTGCGCTGGCCTTGGAAAAATATGGGCTGAGCCGGCATATGCACTTCGTCTTTTCGGGCATGGTGGGGCATGGCGTGCTGTTGGATTTTCCCGACACCGATGCCGGAGAGATCGAGGTGAAAGACAATCAGGGCAAAGCCTATCTGCAGATCGAACGCTCGGGCGGCCTGAGCCGGGATTCGGCATTGATCGAAAGCTTTACTCGCGATTATGTCGCCTTTTCAGGGCAGAACTTTCCCTATGTGCTGGTCCCCTTGCTGGAGAAAGAAAACGTGATGTTCAGCCTCACGCGCCCGCTGGTGATTTACGAAAGCATGACCCTGTCGTTCGATCATCTTGATTTTCAGCAGGCGTCCGTGGAAATGATGGAGCCGAAGATGGAAGTCAACGGCAAGCGCGCTTCGGCTTATTTACACTTTCGGATCAAGGCGGGCGAAAATAGCGTGGGCGCAGGCTTTAAAAAACTCGCGATCAGTATTCAGGGCGGTTACGAATCCGGGCCGATGCAGGCATTTGTCGAAGAGTATCTGGCCAGAAAAAACGACTATCTCGGCAATTTGCCAGTTCCGTAG